A region of the Columba livia isolate bColLiv1 breed racing homer chromosome 15, bColLiv1.pat.W.v2, whole genome shotgun sequence genome:
TCTCACGCCCGCGGCTGAAGGGCCGGGTTCCCCTTTGTCACCCCCGCGGCTGGGTGGCCGGGCCGGTCTCCCTTTGTTGTCCCCCTTCCGCGACCGCGGGCTCGGGGCCGGGCAAAGACCCCTCCCTTGTTCCCCACCCCCCGCGGTTGAAGTCtggggccgggcagggactcCCTCATTCTCCCCGTTCCCCGTGGCTTCTCGGTACGCGCTTCTCCCTCCGCGGCTGAGGGCCAGGGTTGGGCTCCTTCCTCCCTCACGCCTCCACTCTCCCCGCAGCCTGCAGCGGGGCCAATGAACGCACCTTCGTGGCCATCAAACCAGACGGGGTCCAGCGACACCTGGTCGGGGAGATCATCCGGCGGTTCGAGAGGAAGGGCCTGCAGCTGGTGGGGCTGAAGCTGCTGCAGGtgagcagccctgccagggctgCCGGAGCTGGGGGGTCCCTTGGTGCCCGGGGGGGAGCAAAGCCTCTGTGGCTCTCCTGGTGAATCCCAGGGGGTTTCTGCTTGTCCCCCAGCTTGTACAGCCTGCTGTTGTCATTTCGGCAGCAGGTCCTTGTAGGTCAGAGGGGTGCTGGCACCCAGGTGCCTACACTGCTTCTGGAGGGTGATTTCCCGCTGTGCGGATCATGCATGCCCTTTGCTATCTGTGCTCCGGGGCTCTTGTATGTTGTTGTGCTAAGCTGGCTGGTGTTGCTCCTCTGACCCAGAAACTTCTCCCCTCCCCATGTCAGGCCTCAgcaaagcaaagccatttaATTCCTGGAAGTGAGTGTCTGTCCAGGAGCTTGATTGGAACATGTCCTATCCAGCTTTAATCACCTCCCTCAGGTGTAGACCTTGCCCAAATCGCATCCACTCAGAGCAGACTAAGCTTTGTGCTCTTTGTGCTCAggcctcagaggagctgctgaaagAGCACTACATCGCGCTTCGTGACCGTCCCTTCTACAGCCGGCTGGTGAAGTACATGAGCTCTGGGCCTGTCGTGGCCATGGTGAGTGCTGGCCAGGTCCTCCTGAACCAAGCAACAGAAAGTAAGTGCAAAGAATAAGAGGCATTGGCTTACGGTACAATGAAAACAAGCTGGCCTCTCTTTTCAGTGGGCCTCTTGAAGCCATACTGAATTGCAGGAACGTTTTCTGTGGTAAAGTAAATTCAGAGACAGTTTTTGATTATTTTCCAAAATCAGTTTTTGAAGACTATTTACAGAGagattctttcttttctctcacccAGGTGGATCAGGTAGGGAATTTTGAGGACAGATGATAGGACCTGCTATGGGAGTGGTGGAAGCTGATTCTTGTTTTGCCATCACATAGGTCTGGCAGGGCCTGGATGTGGTCAAGACAGTTCGCATGATGATTGGGGAGACAGACCCAGCCGAATCCAGGCCTGGCACCATCCGAGGAGACTTCTGCGTTGAAGTCAGCAAGTGAGAGCTTTGGTTTCTCGTTCCCTCAGTATTTCTGGGCATCCTGTCTTGGGCTTCCTGTGCAAGGCCTGCCTGAGCCACATGAATCTGcatcagcagagcagagctgctcccttcTGTGCTCAGATCTGAGCTGTCTGACAgcttgcagagcagctctggcaggAGGAGCTGACCCTCTGCCTCTGGGGCTGGTTTAGCCAGAAGGAAGAGCCTGGGTTTGTGTCTTTCCTGCCTCCTGAGGCCTCCTCTGTTGGAAGCAGGTGGGGCTTGCTTGTCTGTTGCTCTGGAGAATCAGGACTGTAAGGCTGTGAAGAAGGAGGAGCCCTCTAAGCCCTTTCCTGGGGGAGCAGGGCACCTGGAGAACTGCTTCAGCTCCACTGGGCATCTGAGTCAGTAACAAAAGCCAAGCAGGAGCTCTCTGTGCCTTATGGCTCTTCACTGGTGAAGATCTGCTGGCTGTGACCTTGGGTGGCTGCAGCCTAGCTGGTGGTAGACACCACTTTTATGGAATGCTCCTGGGCTAGGTATCTGTTCTGTGGTATCAGATACCAAACCTGCTGCAGTGGGCCTTCTTTGACAGATGAAGGGGGGGGAAATCTGGGGGCAAAACTTGAATTCTGACGTAAAATCAAGGTAAACCCCAAATCAAAAACCACTTGCAGTTCTTCCTGTAGCAaacatgaaattcaacaagggcaaatgCTGGATTTTTCACgtgggacacggcaaccctggctgtgccaggggaggtttaggttggacactGGGAAAACGTTCTTCACCcggagggtgctggagcactggaacaggctccccagggaggtgtcacggccccaagcctgacagtgttcaagaagagactggacaacaccctcagacacacggtgtgaactgtggggttgtcctgtgcagggacaggagtttgactcgatgatccttgtcggcctcttccaactcaggacattctgatTCTATGAAGCAAATGGCTCCTCATCATAGGAGGAAGGAGTGCAGAGAACTGGCAGCTTCTGCACATCCATGACCTAAGCCATGTTCAGTGTAACCACAAACAGCCCCTGAGTGGGAAGGAGGGGTGCTGCACGGTGGGGAAGAATATCATAGGATGTAACTAGCTCAATCAGTTTAATTAAATCTGTGAAGATGAAACTTTCCAAACTGCAGCTTCCCACTCCCACATTTCTCTGCTTGGAGCTgatccctctcttcttccccacaGGAATGTGATCCATGGCAGTGACTCGGTTGAGAGTGCCCGACAGGAGATCTCCCTCTGGTTCCGCCCAG
Encoded here:
- the LOC106145761 gene encoding nucleoside diphosphate kinase 3, which codes for MICLVLGLFAGLFHSACSGANERTFVAIKPDGVQRHLVGEIIRRFERKGLQLVGLKLLQASEELLKEHYIALRDRPFYSRLVKYMSSGPVVAMVWQGLDVVKTVRMMIGETDPAESRPGTIRGDFCVEVSKNVIHGSDSVESARQEISLWFRPEELTCWEDTAEHWIYA